A section of the Chryseobacterium ginsenosidimutans genome encodes:
- a CDS encoding GLPGLI family protein: MKGKLLGFFVFLLVAMSYGQTVRYVYETSVNPDSINLVSMKVEKTFLDIKGNHSLFISESKLIKDSLFSSFKPDEKKENKKEGKGFPKSGARKQIEPTFFEYFITKNISEQKVYYDRVGGKQIYYQEDRPVKWEISNISEKQNGYATQKATTSFGGRIWTAWFTKDINISDGPYKFSGLPGLIVKLEDENGDYRFDLVKKMIIQNAFEEPISSEAKQSTRINFHGDKAALELEVNKIRKSMAGNNGEGMQDFGGGRQGGGMRGGGGHGGSGMHRGGMRMDGGNNSFPMQNSGNTNVLFNGGIQNPIELK, encoded by the coding sequence ATGAAAGGAAAATTACTTGGTTTTTTTGTATTTCTTTTAGTAGCAATGTCTTATGGACAGACTGTAAGATATGTTTATGAAACTTCAGTAAATCCGGATTCTATAAATCTGGTAAGCATGAAAGTTGAAAAAACTTTTTTAGATATTAAGGGAAATCATTCTTTATTTATCAGCGAAAGTAAATTAATAAAAGATTCTCTTTTTTCTTCATTTAAACCCGACGAAAAAAAAGAAAATAAAAAAGAAGGTAAAGGTTTTCCTAAATCAGGAGCCAGAAAACAAATTGAACCCACTTTTTTTGAATATTTTATCACTAAAAATATTTCTGAGCAAAAGGTTTACTATGACAGGGTAGGAGGAAAACAAATTTATTATCAGGAAGACAGGCCGGTAAAATGGGAAATCTCAAACATTTCTGAAAAACAAAACGGTTATGCGACTCAGAAAGCAACTACTAGTTTCGGAGGAAGAATCTGGACGGCTTGGTTTACAAAAGACATTAATATTTCGGATGGACCTTACAAATTTTCTGGATTACCGGGATTGATTGTGAAGCTGGAAGACGAGAATGGAGATTATAGATTTGATCTTGTAAAAAAAATGATCATTCAAAATGCTTTTGAAGAACCTATAAGTTCTGAAGCAAAGCAAAGTACAAGAATTAATTTCCATGGAGATAAAGCGGCACTGGAATTAGAAGTGAATAAAATCAGAAAGTCTATGGCGGGAAATAATGGAGAAGGAATGCAGGACTTCGGTGGCGGAAGACAAGGAGGAGGCATGAGAGGCGGAGGAGGTCACGGTGGAAGCGGTATGCATAGAGGAGGAATGAGAATGGATGGAGGAAATAACAGTTTTCCAATGCAAAATTCCGGTAATACAAATGTTCTTTTTAATGGAGGAATCCAAAATCCAATTGAATTAAAATAA
- a CDS encoding GLPGLI family protein, with translation MKKLGIITLALFMQTAFAQTNRFVYQVTMKPDASNKSDIKTENAYLDISPEKSVFYSENRIKRDSIMQATIQSGGARGFNRDQMESLRSNINYSIEKDKKNQKTTFKDRIGRDVYTYEEDRPINWKISSETTKIGEYKVQKAETNFGGRKWTAWFTTDLPYQDGPYKFGGLPGLIIKVEDDKGEYSFDLMKNYKISDFPTLNQFGNTIKVKKRRLYQTAEKISGRSDVIHDSRWRWRSHENWRRWRKPWWRRKSKSCRYEKKNGGEN, from the coding sequence ATGAAAAAATTAGGCATTATTACTTTAGCGTTATTCATGCAGACTGCATTTGCGCAAACAAACCGATTTGTGTATCAAGTTACCATGAAACCGGATGCTTCCAATAAAAGCGATATTAAAACAGAAAATGCATACTTAGATATTTCTCCTGAAAAGTCGGTTTTTTATTCTGAAAACAGAATTAAAAGAGATTCTATTATGCAGGCAACTATTCAGAGTGGTGGTGCGAGAGGTTTTAATAGAGATCAGATGGAAAGTCTAAGATCAAACATTAATTATTCTATAGAAAAAGATAAGAAAAACCAAAAGACTACTTTTAAAGACAGAATAGGACGAGATGTTTACACTTACGAAGAAGATCGCCCAATTAACTGGAAAATCTCTTCTGAAACTACAAAAATCGGCGAATATAAGGTTCAGAAGGCTGAAACCAATTTTGGAGGAAGAAAATGGACGGCTTGGTTTACAACAGATTTACCTTATCAGGACGGACCATATAAATTCGGTGGACTTCCGGGACTGATAATAAAAGTGGAAGATGATAAAGGAGAATATTCTTTTGATTTGATGAAAAACTATAAAATTTCAGATTTTCCTACTTTAAACCAATTTGGAAATACAATTAAGGTTAAAAAGAGGAGATTATATCAAACAGCAGAAAAAATTTCAGGAAGATCCGATGTCATTCATGACTCAAGGTGGAGGTGGCGGTCCCATGAGAATTGGCGGCGGTGGAGGAAACCGTGGTGGCGGCGGAAATCAAAATCCTGCCGATATGAGAAAAAGAATGGAGGAGAGAATTAA
- the sufC gene encoding Fe-S cluster assembly ATPase SufC, producing the protein MLNIKNLHAKIEDGAEILKGINLEIKPGEVHAIMGPNGAGKSTLSSVIAGKEDYEVTDGEIIFEGSDILEDAPEDRAHKGIFLSFQYPVEIPGVSVTNFIKAAMNENRKAKGLSEMPAKEMLAMIREKSEQLGIKKDFLSRSLNEGFSGGEKKRNEIFQMMMLNPKLAILDETDSGLDIDALRIVADGVNAFKNEGNAVLLITHYQRLLNYIQPDFVHVLANGKIIKTGDKSLALELEEKGYDWLLN; encoded by the coding sequence ATGTTAAATATAAAAAACTTGCACGCCAAAATTGAAGACGGCGCAGAAATTTTAAAAGGTATCAATCTTGAAATAAAACCTGGTGAAGTTCATGCCATTATGGGACCGAACGGAGCCGGAAAATCTACTCTTTCTTCTGTAATTGCAGGGAAAGAGGATTACGAAGTTACTGACGGAGAGATCATTTTTGAAGGTTCAGATATCCTTGAAGATGCTCCTGAAGACCGAGCTCACAAAGGTATTTTCCTTTCTTTTCAATATCCGGTAGAAATTCCGGGGGTTTCTGTAACCAACTTTATCAAAGCGGCGATGAACGAAAACAGAAAAGCAAAAGGATTATCCGAAATGCCTGCAAAAGAAATGTTAGCGATGATTCGTGAGAAATCTGAGCAATTGGGTATTAAAAAAGATTTCCTTTCAAGATCATTAAATGAAGGTTTTTCAGGAGGTGAAAAGAAAAGAAACGAGATCTTCCAGATGATGATGCTTAATCCTAAATTGGCTATTCTTGATGAAACCGATTCAGGATTGGATATTGATGCATTGAGAATCGTTGCAGATGGTGTAAATGCATTCAAAAATGAAGGAAATGCAGTTCTTTTGATTACTCACTATCAGAGATTGCTTAATTATATTCAGCCTGACTTTGTTCACGTACTGGCAAACGGAAAAATCATCAAAACCGGTGATAAATCTCTTGCTTTGGAGCTTGAAGAAAAAGGGTACGACTGGCTTCTTAACTAA
- a CDS encoding HesB/IscA family protein produces MIKVSDQAKAKAIQLMTEDGFNAAEDYIRVGVKSGGCSGLEYVLGFDNKKADTDQVFEDNDVKIIVEKKSILYLAGTILEYSGGLNGKGFVFNNPNASRTCGCGESFSL; encoded by the coding sequence ATGATAAAAGTATCAGATCAAGCAAAAGCAAAAGCCATCCAACTGATGACAGAAGATGGTTTCAACGCTGCTGAAGATTATATAAGAGTTGGGGTAAAAAGCGGAGGATGTTCTGGTTTAGAATATGTTTTGGGATTTGACAACAAAAAAGCAGACACAGACCAAGTTTTTGAAGATAATGACGTAAAAATTATTGTCGAAAAAAAATCTATTCTCTACTTAGCAGGTACAATTCTTGAATATTCAGGAGGTTTGAACGGAAAAGGTTTTGTTTTTAACAATCCAAACGCATCCAGAACTTGCGGATGTGGTGAAAGTTTTTCTTTATAG
- the sufD gene encoding Fe-S cluster assembly protein SufD, producing the protein MALYDQIIENHGEFLESLRHRFLDDDRKAALQRFESLGFPTKKDEEYKYTNLKEITEKGYNFFPKESHNITKEQLEELHLGEENFDWITFVNGKLRKELSKVSIENVEFLSFNYALNDDKHKDIFDKYFNTIASDKSAFTNLNQAYCKYGFFLKVPKNVVIEKPIHVFYISQNQEENTFYNTRNLLIVDEGAKVEIIESHHNFDSTYVLTNSVTEIFTYPNAKADWHKVQNDNDTSYLIDSTFAKQEKDSLTTVNTFSFGGKLVRNNLDFIQNGSNINSFMNGITIIGKDQLVDHHTAVHHNQPNCESYQNYKGIFSGNSHGVFNGKVFVDKLAQKTNAYQQNNNVLLSEGSKIDTKPQLEIFADDVKCSHGCTVGQLNEDAMFYLRARGISKKEAQALLLYAFANDAMQNIDIEPLKEKISKLLAEKLEVDIEF; encoded by the coding sequence ATGGCTTTATACGATCAGATTATTGAAAACCACGGTGAATTTTTGGAGAGTCTTCGTCACAGATTTCTGGATGATGATAGAAAAGCTGCTCTTCAAAGGTTTGAAAGTCTTGGTTTTCCGACAAAAAAAGACGAAGAATATAAATATACCAACCTAAAGGAGATTACTGAAAAAGGATACAACTTTTTCCCGAAAGAAAGTCACAATATCACAAAAGAGCAGTTGGAAGAATTGCATCTTGGTGAAGAAAATTTTGACTGGATTACTTTCGTGAACGGTAAACTTCGCAAAGAATTATCAAAAGTTTCGATTGAAAACGTTGAGTTTCTTTCATTTAATTATGCTTTGAACGATGATAAGCATAAAGATATTTTTGATAAATACTTTAATACAATCGCTTCAGACAAATCTGCTTTCACCAATCTAAATCAAGCTTATTGCAAGTATGGTTTCTTTTTGAAAGTTCCTAAAAATGTTGTGATTGAAAAGCCGATCCACGTTTTCTATATTTCTCAGAATCAGGAAGAAAACACTTTCTATAACACGAGGAATTTATTAATCGTAGATGAAGGCGCAAAAGTAGAAATCATTGAAAGTCACCATAATTTTGACAGCACGTATGTACTGACAAATTCTGTGACGGAAATTTTCACGTATCCAAATGCAAAAGCAGACTGGCACAAAGTTCAGAACGACAATGATACTTCTTATTTAATCGACAGTACTTTTGCAAAACAGGAAAAGGACAGTTTAACAACTGTGAATACTTTCTCTTTTGGAGGTAAATTGGTAAGAAATAACTTAGATTTCATTCAAAACGGATCGAATATTAATTCATTCATGAACGGAATCACGATTATCGGAAAAGATCAGTTGGTAGATCACCACACGGCGGTGCACCACAATCAGCCGAATTGTGAAAGTTATCAAAACTATAAAGGTATTTTCAGTGGAAATTCTCATGGTGTTTTCAACGGAAAAGTTTTTGTAGATAAACTGGCTCAGAAAACAAATGCTTACCAGCAAAATAACAACGTTTTGCTGAGCGAAGGATCTAAAATTGATACAAAACCTCAATTAGAGATTTTTGCAGACGATGTGAAGTGCTCTCACGGTTGTACCGTTGGACAATTGAATGAAGATGCAATGTTTTATCTAAGAGCAAGAGGTATTTCTAAAAAAGAAGCTCAGGCGTTGCTTTTATATGCTTTCGCTAACGATGCAATGCAAAACATTGACATTGAGCCTTTAAAAGAAAAAATTTCAAAGCTTTTGGCTGAGAAATTAGAAGTTGATATAGAGTTTTAA
- the sufB gene encoding Fe-S cluster assembly protein SufB, translating to MSKYTEDDLRVDLENKKYEFGWETKIDYEEFPTGLNEDIVRAISAKKEEPEWMTEWRLESFKIWKKMVEPEWANIKYQKPDFQAIKYYAAPKAKPELDSLDEVDPELLATFAKLGINIEEQKRLSGVAVDIVIDSVSVKTTFQDTLMEKGIIFCSISEAIKNHPELVRKHLGKVVPRGDNFYAALNSAVFSDGSFCYIPKGVRCPMELSTYFRINQAGTGQFERTLVIADEGSYVSYLEGCTAPSRDENQLHAAVVELIAMDNAEIKYSTVQNWYPGNEEGKGGVFNFVTKRGLCERNAKISWTQVETGSAVTWKYPSCILKGDNSIGEFYSIAVTNNHQYADTGTKMIHIGKNTRSTIISKGISAGKSQNSYRGLVKVMPTAKGARNFSQCDSLLMGNECGAHTFPYIEIKDPTAQLEHEATTSKIGEDQIFYCNQRGIDTERAIALIVNGFSKEVLNKLPMEFAIEAQKLLEISLEGSVG from the coding sequence ATGAGTAAATATACTGAAGACGATTTAAGAGTCGATCTAGAAAATAAAAAATATGAATTCGGCTGGGAAACGAAAATCGATTACGAAGAGTTTCCGACGGGTTTAAATGAAGACATTGTCCGTGCGATTTCCGCTAAAAAAGAGGAACCCGAATGGATGACAGAATGGCGCTTGGAATCTTTCAAGATCTGGAAAAAAATGGTAGAACCGGAATGGGCGAACATTAAATATCAGAAACCGGATTTTCAGGCAATTAAATATTATGCTGCACCGAAAGCAAAACCGGAATTGGACAGTCTAGACGAAGTAGATCCTGAATTATTGGCAACTTTTGCAAAATTGGGGATCAATATCGAGGAACAGAAAAGGCTTTCAGGCGTTGCAGTAGATATTGTAATAGACTCCGTTTCTGTAAAGACAACTTTTCAGGATACATTGATGGAAAAAGGAATTATTTTCTGTTCCATTTCTGAGGCGATTAAAAATCATCCGGAATTAGTAAGAAAACATCTTGGAAAAGTAGTTCCGAGAGGAGATAATTTTTATGCAGCATTGAACTCCGCAGTATTTTCTGACGGAAGTTTCTGCTATATTCCAAAAGGCGTAAGATGCCCAATGGAGCTATCTACGTATTTCCGTATCAATCAGGCAGGAACAGGTCAGTTTGAAAGAACACTTGTAATTGCTGACGAAGGAAGTTATGTTTCTTATCTTGAAGGCTGTACAGCTCCGTCGAGAGACGAAAACCAGCTTCATGCTGCTGTTGTTGAATTGATTGCAATGGATAATGCTGAAATTAAATATTCAACTGTTCAGAACTGGTATCCGGGAAATGAAGAAGGAAAAGGTGGGGTTTTCAATTTTGTAACAAAAAGAGGGCTTTGTGAAAGAAATGCAAAAATCTCCTGGACGCAGGTGGAAACAGGTTCTGCCGTAACATGGAAATATCCTTCTTGTATTTTAAAAGGTGACAATTCCATCGGTGAGTTCTACTCTATTGCCGTGACCAACAATCACCAATATGCAGATACAGGAACAAAAATGATTCACATCGGGAAAAATACAAGATCAACGATCATTTCTAAAGGTATTTCTGCCGGAAAATCTCAAAATTCATACAGAGGTCTGGTAAAAGTAATGCCAACAGCAAAAGGAGCGAGAAATTTCTCTCAGTGTGACTCTTTGTTGATGGGTAATGAATGTGGGGCACATACTTTCCCTTATATTGAAATTAAAGATCCGACTGCGCAGCTGGAACATGAAGCAACAACTTCAAAAATCGGTGAAGATCAGATTTTCTACTGCAACCAGAGAGGAATCGATACAGAAAGAGCAATTGCTTTGATTGTAAACGGTTTCAGTAAAGAAGTTTTAAATAAATTACCTATGGAATTCGCTATTGAAGCTCAGAAATTACTGGAGATTTCATTAGAAGGTTCTGTCGGATAA
- a CDS encoding adenine phosphoribosyltransferase: MASQELINKLEETIENIADFPIPGIQFKDISPIFLNPKLYEDVIADLVTFSKGKVDAVCGIESRGYLFGIAIAVALEVPFILIRKAGKFPPPVISEKYDLEYGSAIIETREGQIKPGQKILIHDDLLATGGTTEAAAKLVEKQGATVSQFSFLIGLKGLNGEEKLKKFNAEVYHILEY; this comes from the coding sequence ATGGCTTCGCAAGAGTTAATTAATAAATTAGAAGAAACTATTGAAAATATTGCCGATTTTCCGATTCCGGGAATTCAGTTTAAAGATATATCTCCTATTTTCTTAAATCCAAAACTGTACGAAGATGTAATCGCCGATCTTGTAACTTTTAGTAAAGGAAAAGTTGATGCAGTTTGCGGAATCGAAAGTCGTGGTTATCTTTTCGGAATTGCAATTGCAGTAGCTTTGGAGGTTCCTTTTATTTTAATTAGAAAAGCAGGAAAATTCCCTCCACCTGTTATTTCAGAAAAGTATGATCTGGAATATGGAAGTGCCATCATCGAAACCCGTGAAGGACAAATAAAACCAGGACAGAAAATTCTCATTCACGATGATCTTTTGGCAACAGGAGGAACTACGGAAGCTGCAGCAAAATTAGTTGAAAAACAGGGAGCAACAGTTTCACAATTCAGTTTCCTGATTGGTTTAAAAGGATTGAATGGAGAAGAAAAGTTAAAAAAATTCAATGCAGAAGTTTATCATATTTTAGAATATTAA
- a CDS encoding LTA synthase family protein, whose protein sequence is MFSQKIKPFLYLGVFYLSLSLIVRLVFIFHPITTASFGVFEILKILLIGAVNDALVFVLTCPFLALYFLFLSNSKYQKPYGQIILGVLVLLFLYILLIPNNIFKQYGGSIAEIALAFIGLKIVLFGLMLFLPEKRLKIRNILYFITIFLYVLLIVFNAVSEYFFYNEFGLRYNFIAVDYLIYTNEVIGNIMESYPVIPLFLGIFAIAVSISIFIYKKTETELLDLPNLKQKLILLASFIVLFAISLFGLSFTTNIKSPNVFEGEIQANGLPKFYWAFTHNELDYFQFYPEIDQKEAEKNFLSQFPEPFLKRNIVAEQPELKKNVVLISIESLSADFMEHYGNTQKITPFLDSLADHSLMFTDLYATGNRTVRGLEALTLCIPPTAGESVIKRENNKNKFTTGSIFKSKGYDVKFLYGGYSYFDNMQDFFAGNGYGIVDRNNFKPEEITFANVWGVADEDMAKKAIQTMNTEAKSGKPFFNHWMTVSNHRPFTYPNGKIDIPGDAKSREGGVKYTDYSLRRFFEMARKQDWYKNTVFVIIADHCASSAGDTELPMDKYRIPAFIFSEGFIQPQKFTKTMSQIDVMPTLFGLLNFNYQSKFLGQDIFKKEFQPKAYIATYQDLGFIKDNYLTVISPPKKVKQYALTQQKGNLKPEFNIYFDEKSLKKQDQNKKIVDETISAYQSTSYWLKTNMLNR, encoded by the coding sequence ATGTTTTCACAAAAAATAAAACCTTTCCTCTATTTAGGGGTTTTTTATCTTAGTCTTTCTTTAATTGTAAGGCTTGTATTTATTTTCCATCCCATTACTACAGCAAGTTTCGGGGTATTTGAAATATTAAAAATCCTCTTGATCGGAGCCGTAAATGATGCATTGGTTTTTGTTCTGACGTGCCCGTTTTTGGCACTATACTTTTTGTTTTTATCCAATTCAAAATACCAAAAACCTTACGGACAGATCATTTTAGGAGTATTGGTTTTATTATTTCTGTACATTCTCCTCATTCCGAATAATATTTTTAAACAATATGGAGGCTCGATAGCAGAAATAGCATTGGCTTTTATTGGTTTAAAAATAGTTTTATTCGGATTAATGCTCTTCTTGCCGGAAAAACGACTGAAAATAAGAAACATACTATACTTTATTACTATTTTTCTGTATGTACTATTAATCGTTTTCAATGCCGTGAGCGAATATTTCTTTTATAATGAATTTGGTTTAAGATATAACTTCATTGCAGTAGATTATCTCATTTACACCAATGAAGTCATAGGAAACATCATGGAAAGTTATCCTGTAATTCCTTTATTTTTAGGCATTTTTGCCATTGCAGTTTCAATTAGTATTTTCATTTATAAAAAAACAGAAACTGAACTTTTGGATCTTCCGAATCTGAAACAAAAACTAATTTTACTGGCGTCATTCATCGTTTTATTTGCAATAAGTTTATTTGGATTAAGCTTTACAACAAATATTAAATCACCTAATGTTTTTGAAGGAGAAATTCAGGCTAATGGATTGCCGAAATTCTATTGGGCATTTACTCATAACGAATTGGATTATTTCCAGTTTTATCCCGAAATCGATCAAAAAGAGGCAGAAAAGAACTTTTTAAGCCAATTCCCTGAACCTTTTTTAAAAAGAAATATTGTAGCTGAACAACCTGAATTAAAGAAAAATGTTGTTTTGATTTCTATTGAGAGTTTATCGGCAGACTTTATGGAACATTACGGCAATACACAAAAAATAACTCCGTTTTTGGATAGTTTAGCCGACCATTCTTTAATGTTTACAGATCTTTATGCCACGGGGAACAGAACCGTTCGTGGTCTGGAAGCGCTGACTCTTTGTATTCCACCGACTGCAGGAGAAAGTGTCATTAAAAGAGAAAACAATAAAAATAAATTTACAACCGGAAGTATTTTCAAATCTAAAGGATATGATGTGAAGTTTTTATACGGCGGATACAGTTACTTCGACAATATGCAGGATTTCTTTGCCGGAAACGGATATGGAATTGTTGATAGAAATAATTTTAAACCCGAAGAAATCACTTTTGCCAACGTTTGGGGTGTTGCAGATGAAGATATGGCTAAAAAAGCAATCCAGACAATGAATACAGAGGCAAAATCTGGAAAACCATTTTTTAATCATTGGATGACGGTCTCCAATCACCGCCCTTTTACTTATCCTAATGGGAAAATAGACATTCCCGGGGATGCAAAATCTCGTGAAGGCGGTGTAAAATATACCGATTATTCTTTGCGCAGGTTTTTCGAAATGGCAAGAAAACAAGATTGGTATAAAAACACAGTTTTTGTAATTATTGCCGATCATTGTGCTTCAAGTGCAGGAGATACCGAGCTGCCAATGGATAAATACAGAATCCCGGCATTCATTTTTTCTGAAGGATTTATTCAGCCCCAAAAGTTCACAAAAACAATGTCACAGATCGATGTAATGCCTACTCTTTTTGGTTTGCTGAACTTTAATTATCAATCTAAATTTTTAGGACAGGATATTTTCAAAAAAGAATTTCAGCCGAAAGCTTATATTGCAACTTACCAGGATTTAGGATTTATAAAGGATAATTATTTAACGGTAATTTCTCCCCCAAAAAAGGTAAAGCAATATGCACTAACTCAACAAAAAGGTAATTTGAAACCCGAATTCAACATTTATTTTGATGAAAAAAGTTTAAAAAAGCAGGATCAGAATAAAAAGATTGTTGATGAAACCATATCTGCATACCAATCAACATCCTATTGGCTGAAAACTAACATGCTTAATCGCTAA
- a CDS encoding tetratricopeptide repeat protein yields MAKLTNEQEGKETVEFFKDLDREALNTERFLERYSKQLGIVFGVLVLGVLGFFGYKQFVVAPKNAEAVKSFLAAQKNLVEGKDKEALGGKSAANPGFIGTYNEYSATNIGKLSAYNAGILKFKEGKFQEAYDLLDNFSSDNKTMMAMKFGAMADAKSGLNKNDEALQLLDKASSATDDPYTTYYFTRKAGILALGLNKKAEAKKYFATIDEKYQDYDNGMSDSYIEMTKYY; encoded by the coding sequence ATGGCAAAACTTACAAACGAGCAAGAGGGTAAAGAAACAGTTGAGTTTTTTAAAGATCTTGACAGAGAGGCTTTAAACACAGAAAGATTCCTTGAAAGATATTCAAAACAATTAGGTATTGTTTTTGGGGTACTTGTTTTAGGTGTTCTGGGTTTCTTCGGTTACAAACAATTTGTTGTAGCTCCTAAAAATGCTGAAGCTGTAAAAAGCTTCCTCGCAGCTCAGAAAAATCTTGTCGAAGGTAAAGATAAAGAGGCATTAGGAGGAAAATCTGCTGCAAATCCAGGTTTTATAGGAACTTACAATGAATATTCTGCAACCAACATTGGTAAACTTTCTGCTTACAATGCAGGAATACTGAAGTTTAAAGAAGGAAAATTCCAGGAGGCATATGATCTTCTAGATAATTTTTCATCTGACAACAAAACAATGATGGCAATGAAATTCGGAGCAATGGCAGACGCTAAATCAGGTCTTAACAAGAATGATGAAGCTTTACAGTTATTAGATAAAGCATCTTCTGCGACTGATGATCCTTATACAACTTATTATTTTACAAGAAAAGCAGGTATTTTGGCTTTAGGTTTAAATAAAAAGGCAGAAGCTAAAAAATATTTTGCTACAATTGACGAAAAATATCAGGACTACGACAACGGAATGTCTGATTCTTATATTGAAATGACTAAATATTACTAA
- the ypfJ gene encoding KPN_02809 family neutral zinc metallopeptidase, whose product MKWTDDRGGNVEDRRGLGSGAVVGGGLGTLIIAAIIFFLGGDPSSILSSGSGVGSQRTEQRELTENDKKIGEMVDMMGKWNILTWDQVFKQNGMNYTLPKIILFTETTQSQCGTAQSAMGPFYCPADQSVYMDMTFFNELQQRFGAKVTEFTVAYVLAHEVGHHVQTLLGTTQKIDQLRRSGRYSEEQLNKVSVATELQADFYAGVWAKQTDSREHILEPGDIQSAIEAAEAVGDDNIQKRSQGYVNQESFTHGSSAQRKEWFMKGYDTGDMKQGDTFNELLK is encoded by the coding sequence ATGAAATGGACTGACGATAGAGGTGGTAATGTGGAAGACAGACGCGGACTAGGCAGTGGAGCCGTTGTAGGTGGCGGACTGGGAACCCTTATTATTGCTGCAATTATATTCTTTTTAGGAGGTGATCCTTCTTCGATTCTTTCTTCTGGAAGTGGAGTCGGTTCTCAACGTACCGAGCAGAGAGAACTGACTGAAAACGACAAGAAAATTGGAGAAATGGTAGACATGATGGGAAAATGGAATATTCTTACCTGGGATCAGGTTTTCAAGCAAAACGGAATGAACTACACACTACCGAAAATTATTCTTTTCACAGAAACTACACAATCACAGTGTGGAACGGCACAATCTGCAATGGGCCCATTTTACTGTCCTGCAGATCAATCTGTTTATATGGATATGACTTTTTTTAATGAGCTACAGCAAAGATTTGGTGCAAAAGTAACCGAATTTACCGTTGCCTACGTTCTTGCTCATGAAGTTGGACATCATGTACAAACTCTTTTAGGAACAACTCAAAAAATTGATCAGTTAAGAAGAAGCGGAAGATATTCCGAAGAACAGCTAAACAAAGTTTCTGTAGCTACAGAACTACAGGCGGATTTCTACGCAGGAGTCTGGGCAAAACAAACTGACAGCAGAGAACATATTTTAGAGCCCGGAGATATTCAGTCTGCAATAGAGGCTGCAGAAGCCGTTGGAGACGATAATATCCAAAAAAGATCGCAAGGATATGTCAATCAGGAAAGCTTTACACACGGATCTTCCGCACAACGTAAAGAATGGTTCATGAAAGGTTATGACACCGGAGACATGAAACAAGGTGATACTTTTAATGAGCTTTTGAAATAA
- the ribH gene encoding 6,7-dimethyl-8-ribityllumazine synthase → MATVNLSDYKPLNITNADEFSIGIVFSEWNDFVTYNLRDAALEILQKEGVKSENIKLFPVPGAFELNYASMQLCKERKYDAVISIGCVIRGETPHFDYVCSAVAQGIKDCNILTDTPTIFCVLTDDTKEQSIARSGGDLGNKGIEAAVTALRMIDFKKNLSDKKGNIGFGHS, encoded by the coding sequence ATGGCAACAGTTAATCTTTCTGATTACAAGCCACTTAATATAACCAATGCCGATGAGTTTTCTATCGGCATTGTTTTTTCTGAGTGGAATGATTTTGTAACCTACAATCTTCGTGATGCAGCTCTGGAAATCCTTCAAAAAGAAGGTGTAAAATCTGAAAACATCAAACTTTTTCCGGTTCCGGGAGCTTTTGAATTAAATTATGCAAGCATGCAGCTTTGTAAAGAGCGTAAATATGATGCAGTAATTTCTATCGGGTGTGTAATTCGTGGAGAAACGCCTCATTTTGATTACGTTTGCTCGGCTGTTGCTCAGGGAATTAAAGATTGTAATATTCTGACAGATACTCCTACGATTTTCTGTGTATTGACAGATGACACAAAAGAGCAGTCTATCGCAAGAAGCGGCGGAGATTTAGGAAATAAAGGGATTGAAGCGGCGGTAACGGCTTTAAGGATGATTGATTTCAAAAAAAATCTTTCTGACAAAAAAGGAAATATCGGCTTTGGGCATTCATAA